A region of Nitrospira sp. DNA encodes the following proteins:
- a CDS encoding DHA2 family efflux MFS transporter permease subunit → MGAGYLGRLHGWRFVLFNAVLGLSHIVVLFNAGSYIALLPHVSGDLGGVLPSFLTWAQTDFMVGLALGFPLARYLSGRIGDYRLLIGAFIVYSIASYLCGDSRTLAQFVPARIVQGIAGGITLPIAQSMLLNEYPKRLKAVALTVWGLFSITPFTIGMPVGGYIAYMLGWRFLFYLDFVLTLVIVGTLAALLYGRGFHRRYARFDLVGFLLLAVLLLGLQTLLNMGNDFDWLDSPFLQAIAVVLLIAFPCFIIWELGERHPTLDLRLFLHRNFVIGIISLTLGFFSIQGLLSLLIVQIQLILGYSSKLAGLALLPLVVLSAPIIAVMHYLCKYIDARWLVCFNCLGFAWTFYWIGLYDDPHSYEELFWPMVIEGIFLGSFFTPVTVLTLHGLSGPLMTRAAEVANLLRVAAGAFGITFQGIVLFRRIHFHQLHLADHFGGRQSISYDPLGQLAAKFQAAGLSSGEAQAKLGLVIRQEAAILGLNDAFLVASFIFIGLGVLVWFAHPTHVPIASSPPEDLRMKRAEELLEEVP, encoded by the coding sequence ATGGGTGCGGGGTATCTCGGCCGATTGCACGGATGGCGATTCGTCCTTTTCAATGCCGTGCTTGGCTTGTCGCACATCGTCGTGTTGTTCAACGCCGGATCGTACATCGCCTTGTTGCCTCATGTTTCAGGGGATCTGGGCGGGGTGTTGCCCAGTTTTCTCACCTGGGCGCAAACCGACTTCATGGTCGGACTGGCGTTGGGCTTTCCACTCGCGCGGTACCTGTCCGGACGGATTGGCGACTACCGTCTTCTGATCGGCGCGTTCATCGTCTACAGCATCGCGTCCTATTTGTGCGGCGACAGCCGAACCCTTGCGCAATTCGTTCCTGCGCGCATCGTACAAGGCATTGCCGGCGGCATCACGCTGCCGATCGCCCAATCCATGTTGCTCAACGAATATCCCAAACGGCTCAAGGCCGTCGCGTTGACCGTCTGGGGCCTGTTCAGTATCACCCCGTTCACCATCGGCATGCCGGTCGGAGGCTACATCGCCTACATGCTCGGGTGGCGCTTTCTCTTTTACTTGGATTTCGTGCTGACGTTGGTGATTGTCGGCACGTTGGCCGCCTTGTTATACGGCCGTGGATTTCATCGACGGTACGCTCGCTTCGACCTGGTCGGGTTTCTGCTGCTGGCCGTGCTGTTGTTGGGGCTGCAAACTTTGCTCAATATGGGCAACGATTTCGACTGGCTGGACTCGCCATTCCTCCAAGCCATCGCGGTGGTGTTGCTGATCGCATTTCCGTGTTTCATCATTTGGGAACTGGGGGAGCGGCATCCGACATTGGACCTCCGGCTGTTCCTGCATCGCAATTTTGTCATCGGGATCATCAGTCTGACACTCGGGTTTTTCTCGATCCAGGGATTGTTGTCTCTCCTGATTGTCCAGATCCAACTGATTTTGGGATATTCCTCGAAGTTAGCCGGTCTGGCGCTGCTTCCGTTAGTCGTGCTGAGTGCACCGATCATCGCCGTCATGCATTACCTCTGCAAGTATATCGATGCGCGCTGGCTGGTGTGTTTCAATTGTCTCGGTTTCGCCTGGACGTTTTATTGGATCGGCTTGTACGACGATCCTCATTCGTACGAAGAATTGTTCTGGCCCATGGTGATCGAGGGGATTTTTCTGGGGTCGTTCTTCACGCCGGTGACGGTGCTGACCCTGCATGGTTTGTCCGGCCCCCTGATGACGCGCGCGGCGGAGGTGGCCAATCTATTGCGTGTCGCCGCGGGCGCATTCGGTATCACGTTCCAGGGCATCGTCCTGTTCCGACGGATTCATTTCCATCAACTGCATTTGGCCGATCATTTCGGGGGCCGGCAGTCGATTTCGTACGACCCGCTGGGTCAACTGGCAGCGAAATTCCAAGCGGCAGGATTGTCTTCTGGCGAAGCGCAGGCCAAGCTGGGCCTGGTGATCAGGCAGGAAGCGGCGATACTCGGCCTCAACGATGCGTTCCTCGTGGCGAGTTTCATCTTTATCGGGTTGGGCGTCCTTGTGTGGTTCGCGCATCCGACGCATGTGCCCATTGCGTCGAGCCCTCCAGAGGATCTGCGCATGAAACGTGCCGAGGAGTTGCTTGAGGAGGTGCCATGA